The following are encoded together in the Mesoterricola sediminis genome:
- a CDS encoding cation:proton antiporter: MSHAVIPTLALSVLAAFVAALVVIRFRLPVILAYLVAGMAVGPHTPGFVANGEVASELAEVGIMLLMFGVGLHFSLKDLRRVWRVAVPGAVLQLTVATVLGVWLASAWGWPRAAGWIFGLSLSCASTVVLLRNLSQARLEDRPEGHLAIGWLLVEDLVCVLVLLILPTLGGLSTSGGAFPWKAAAAAVGGLALKLGVLGALMAFAGAKGVRWLLHETVRHDSRELFTLALVAVSVGFAFLAATWFQVSYALGAFLAGILINGLPISQRIRQDIQPLQDIFTVLFFISVGMLFDPAILVRRPGAVVLTTAVILAGKALAAYGIVRVLGKDRRTAMTVAVGLSQIGEFSFILAALGLRTGLLPAVGQQLVLAGAILSIALNPFLFKFIDRAKAA, translated from the coding sequence ATGAGCCATGCCGTCATACCGACCCTCGCCCTGAGCGTCCTCGCCGCCTTCGTGGCGGCCCTGGTCGTGATCCGCTTCCGCCTGCCGGTGATCCTCGCCTATCTGGTCGCCGGCATGGCGGTCGGACCCCACACCCCGGGGTTCGTGGCGAACGGCGAGGTGGCCTCCGAGCTGGCCGAGGTCGGCATCATGCTGCTCATGTTCGGGGTGGGCCTCCACTTCTCCCTGAAGGACCTGCGGCGGGTCTGGCGGGTGGCGGTGCCGGGCGCCGTCCTCCAGCTCACCGTGGCCACCGTCCTGGGCGTGTGGCTGGCCTCCGCCTGGGGCTGGCCCCGGGCGGCGGGGTGGATCTTCGGGTTGTCCCTGTCCTGCGCCAGCACCGTCGTCCTCCTGCGCAACCTCTCCCAGGCCAGGCTGGAGGACCGCCCCGAGGGCCACCTGGCCATCGGCTGGCTCCTGGTGGAGGACCTGGTGTGCGTCCTGGTCCTCCTGATCCTGCCCACCCTGGGCGGCCTGTCCACCTCCGGCGGCGCCTTCCCCTGGAAGGCCGCCGCCGCCGCGGTGGGGGGCCTGGCCCTGAAGCTGGGGGTCCTCGGCGCCCTCATGGCCTTCGCCGGCGCCAAGGGCGTCCGCTGGCTCCTCCACGAGACCGTGCGGCACGATTCCCGGGAGCTGTTCACCCTCGCCCTGGTGGCCGTGTCGGTGGGCTTCGCCTTCCTGGCGGCCACCTGGTTCCAGGTGAGCTACGCCCTGGGGGCCTTCCTGGCGGGCATCCTCATCAACGGACTGCCCATCAGCCAGCGGATCCGCCAGGACATCCAGCCCCTCCAGGACATCTTCACGGTGCTGTTCTTCATTTCCGTGGGCATGCTTTTCGACCCGGCCATCCTGGTGCGGCGTCCCGGCGCCGTGGTCCTCACCACGGCGGTCATCCTGGCCGGCAAGGCCCTGGCCGCCTACGGCATCGTGCGCGTCCTGGGCAAGGACCGGCGGACGGCCATGACCGTGGCCGTGGGCCTGTCCCAGATCGGCGAATTCTCCTTCATCCTCGCCGCCCTGGGCCTGCGCACGGGCCTCCTGCCGGCTGTCGGCCAGCAGCTGGTCCTGGCGGGCGCCATCCTGTCCATCGCCCTGAATCCGTTCCTCTTCAAGTTCATCGACCGGGCGAAGGCCGCCTGA